Proteins from a genomic interval of Spea bombifrons isolate aSpeBom1 chromosome 4, aSpeBom1.2.pri, whole genome shotgun sequence:
- the RASAL3 gene encoding RAS protein activator like-3 produces the protein MEEPCEITEAPDTSPPEQPTIGSYQWKIDGRKRGVWGRLKGWRHSQTSQVKDSRGPRKRFSLFKKKRDAAEPRTNSFVHYLHSVTQKLERKKETCQQPETVEDSPQSSVHQHTPDLPVWDVSNFSLVDGCLMLTRGEEQDAFSIRSRAGSCVLSNGAAQLGQAEADTSTDGHLDSKNQFNNVKGLILKRKKKKNRNKTSTSSLQQEERSVNGSRESLNCIEIFDLANEKDVIVRALHSSIRGERYCFEVITANGSRCFGCTSVQERDRWIENLRRIVQPDKDNYEHEECSLSLWIHEAKGLSHSGPASRSRYFCEVHLDGALYGRTSSKTAESGVVFWSESFNLRDLPSARGHVAIHLLREGKEATGVGTVTLALEGMKDGVERWVPLGGELTLRLRGRYRRLRVLPMVQYKEFAEYLTWRYLLFSKAMEPILSAREKEELGRSLVYVLQSTGQAKEFLVELGVAEISRYDVQDSLIFRENTILTKAIEEYMKMVGQTYLLETLGPFVTRLYASEDSHEVDPLRCSPEDLSENRSHLWSSCEEALQSILQSQRSFPPELLAVFSAWQDKVAQRGRPELGSRLVSACLFLRFICPAILSPRLFNLSPEHPHPLAARALTLVAKVLQNLANFTRFGEKEDYMAFMNGFLEQYWDQMNDFLLTVANPDSEVSEVNYEGSVDLAYELAALHSMLCGIFTDVHQQTKDQLEPLPTILKALAEGQPVPECITQDPVFHNSQEDREEPDFVSPRDMRNLRPLVKKSQSLSSLMKERLVPPSRSEERERRNRRHVTRTQSVPAQRREGKERRRRTGADTMEEEEQDISETTAKKLPRIREPSTLPRRKSTVPWCRNENLAILGQHREETTKQELHLQEMRGQIAENQGKQKDLEGQLHALAEQVQAVLGQLAKVEETQKTLQTELAEQMSQMLNRIVALEGKATQETTDGEDTQKHIVALEKRLSTLEELKASVDSAETTLQGETKEENTTSSPTPCSPSLPGNTHGS, from the exons ATGGAGGAACCCTGTGAAATCACTGAAGCTCCAGACACTTCTCCACCAGAGCAACCCACCATTGGCTCTTACCAATGGAAGATAGACGGGCGAAAGCGCGGTGTTTGGGGTCGATTGAAAGGATGGAGGCATTCACAAACTTCACAGGTCAAGGATTCCCGGGGACCACGTAAAAGGTTCTCCCtatttaagaagaaaagagatgCAGCAGAGCCCCGAACCAACAGCTTTGTTCATTATTTGCACTCTGTTACACAGAAgctagaaagaaagaaggagacCTGTCAACAGCCAGAGACGGTGGAGG ATTCCCCCCAGTCCTCGGTTCATCAGCATACTCCGGACTTACCCGTGTGGGACGTGTCAAACTTCTCCTTGGTGGACGGATGTCTAATGCTCACAAGAGGAGAGGAACAG GATGCTTTCAGCATCAGGAGCCGGGCAGGCAGCTGTGTGTTGAGCAATGGGGCGGCTCAACTTGGCCAAGCGGAAGCAG ACACTTCCACTGATGGACACTTGGATTCAAAAAATCAGTTTAATAATGTCAAG GGTTTGATtctgaagaggaaaaaaaagaagaacagaaataaaacaagtaCTTCATCATTACAACAAGAGGAGAG AAGTGTGAACGGATCACGGGAATCCCTGAACTGCATCGAAATTTTTGACCTGGCCAACGAGAAGGACGTCATAGTAAGAGCACTACACAGCAGTATCCGGGGGGAACGCTACTGCTTTGAG GTGATCACTGCAAACGGAAGTCGCTGCTTTGGTTGTACCTCAGTCCAGGAACGTGATCGTTGGATTGAAAATCTTCGCAGAATTGTCCAACCAGACAAG GATAATtatgaacacgaagaatgttcCCTCAGCCTGTGGATCCATGAAGCAAAGGGCCTCTCTCACTCAGGTCCTGCTTCTCGTTCCCGTTATTTCTGCGAGGTCCACCTGGATGGCGCTTTGTATGGACGTACCTCAAGCAAGACAGCCGAGTCTGGGGTGGTATTCTGGAGCGAAAGCTTTAACTTGAGAGATCTGCCCTCTGCCCGAGGTCATGTGGCTATTCACCTTCTTCGGGAAGGGAAGGAGGCTACCGGGGTAGGCACTGTAACACTGGCACTGGAAGGAATGAAGGATGGTGTGGAAAGATGGGTTCCACTAGGAGGAGAGCTGACATTGAGACTAAGGGGCAGATACAGGAGGCTCCGTGTTCTACCTATGGTGCAGTACAAAGAGTTTGCAGAGTATCTCACCTGGAGGTATCTCTTGTTTAGCAAAGCGATGGAGCCAATTCTGAGTGCTCGCGAAAAGGAAGAGCTGGGAAGGTCATTGGTCTATGTCCTGCAGAGCACCGGTCAAGCCAAG GAGTTTCTGGTGGAGCTTGGGGTGGCAGAGATCTCTCGTTATGATGTCCAAGACTCATTAATATTCCGAGAAAACACTATTCTCACCAAAGCTATTGAGGAGTACATGAAGATGGTGGGACAGACTTATCTCCTGGAGACGTTGG gtCCGTTTGTAACACGACTCTATGCCTCGGAGGACAGCCATGAAGTTGACCCATTGCGTTGCTCTCCAGAAGACTTAAGTGAGAACAGGAGTCATCTGTGGAGTAGCTGTGAAGAAGCTTTACAAAGTATCTTGCAGTCTCAGAG ATCATTTCCACCTGAGCTCTTGGCCGTCTTTTCTGCCTGGCAGGACAAAGTTGCCCAAAGAGGTAGACCCGAATTGGGATCCCGATTGGTCAGCGCCTGCCTCTTTCTTCGTTTCATTTGCCCGGCTATTCTCTCCCCGAGATTATTTAATCTCTCTCCGGAACATCCGCACCCTCTTGCAGCTCGAGCACTGACTCTGGTGGCCAAGGTCCTACAAAATCTGGCCAACTTTACAAG GTTTGGGGAAAAAGAGGATTACATGGCATTTATGAACGGTTTCCTGGAACAGTACTGGGACCAGATGAATGACTTCCTGCTGACTGTCGCCAATCCAGACAGTGAGGTCTCCGAAGTCAATTATGAAGGCAGTGTGGACTTGGCATATGAGCTTGCGGCTCTACACTCCATGCTTTGTGGGATTTTTACTGATGTCCACCAG caaaCAAAAGACCAGCTGGAGCCCTTACCAACAATCCTCAAGGCCCTAGCAGAGGGACAACCTGTCCCAGAATGCATCACTCAAGACCCCGTTTTCCACAACAG CCAAGAGGATAGAGAGGAACCAGATTTTGTTTCACCAAGAGACATGCGTAACCTCCGCCCCCTTGTGAAGAAGAGCCAATCGTTGAGTAGTTTGATGAAAGAACGCTTGGTTCCGCCCTCGAGGAgcgaagagagagaaaggagaaacaGGCGTCATGTGACCCGCACACAGAGTGTCCCTGCCCAGAGAAGAGAGGGAAAGGAGCGCAGACGTAGAACAGGCGCTGACACAATGGAAGAGGAAGAGCAGGATATCAGTGAGACCACTGCAAAG AAACTGCCACGAATAAGAGAACCGTCTACTCTCCCAAGGAGGAAGTCTACTGTGCCCTGGTGCAGGAATGAGAACTTAGCCATCCTGGGACAACATAGGGAAGAAACCACCAAACAA GAACTGCATCTTCAAGAGATGAGGGGGCAGATAGCAGAGAATCAGGGCAAGCAAAAGGACCTAGAGGGGCAGTTACATGCTTTGGCTGAGCAAGTACAGGCTGTGCTGGGGCAACTGGCAAAAGTGGAAGAGACTCAGAAGACTTTACAGACAGAGCTGGCTGAACAGATGAGCCAAATGCTGAACAG GATTGTTGCCTTAGAGGGGAAAGCGACCCAGGAGACGACAGATGGAGAAGATACGCAAAAGCACATTGTGGCTTTG GAGAAACGCCTTTCTACACTGGAAGAATTGAAGGCGTCCGTGGACTCCGCTGAGACCACACTTCAGGGAGAGACCAAAGAGGAAAACACAACCAGTTCCCCAACACCCTGTTCCCCTTCTCTCCCAGGGAACACGCATGGATCTTAG
- the MCOLN1 gene encoding mucolipin-1 → MGTLHRSRSLSDSPKPSERQRLLSPTPCYGSRLCEIVGPEEIQLRRRLKYFFMSPCDKFRAKGRKPYKLALQLVKIMLVTIQLILFGLSNQMVVQFKEENTVAFKHLFLKDYSDDSDKTYAVYTQNDVYQNLYYAVEQYLSLPNQTTARYAYTRPFNQSALSVCQQYYRKGHIDPANDTFNIDPKVITDCIYMDPSDSSQSYRNLTIKFHKLINVTVKFQLKAINIQTIINNEIPDCYTFTITIVFDNQAHSGRVKINLDNEATIKECKDPSVYGRGDNHSRLAFDVFVIVCCILSFILCGRSILRGLRLQHEFAGFVRTRHSLTVSLSDRLAFVNGWYMLLIISDILTVSGTIMKIGIESKTFASYDVCSILLGTSTLLVWVGVIRYLSFFQKYNILIVTLRVALPNVIRFCCCAAVIYLGYCFCGWIVLGPYHVKFRSFSMVSECLFSLINGDDMFVTFSEMQQSSNLVWVFSQLYLYTFISLFIYMVLSLFIALITGAYETIKCQNMGDVTVTVLDQYIADCKDSPSSGKFRSASSKDCSMLCWCAKKSTDDDYSEIIN, encoded by the exons ATGGGGACCCTGCACAGGAGCCGCAGTCTAAGCGACAGCCCTAAACCatcag AACGCCAGCGCCTTCTCTCCCCGACGCCTTGCTATGGCTCTCGGCTGTGTGAAATCGTCGGCCCTGAGGAGATCCAGCTCCGGCGCAGGCTGAAGTATTTCTTCATGAGCCCGTGCGACAAGTTCCGGGCCAAGGGACGCAAGCCGTACAAGCTGGCTCTACAGCTGGTCAAGATCATGTTGGTCACTATTCAG CTCATCCTTTTCGGGCTCAGTAATCAGATGGTGGTGCAGTTTAAAGAAGAGAACACGGTGGCCTTTAAACACTTATTCCTAAAGGACTACTCGGATGATTCAGATAAAACCTACGCCGTCTACACGCAGAATGACGTCTACCAGAACTTGTACTACGCTGTGGAACAG TACCTCTCGCTACCCAATCAAACAACGGCTCGATACGCGTATACCCGTCCCTTCAACCAATCCGCTCTCTCCGTGTGTCAGCAGTACTACCGCAAAGGCCACATTGACCCTGCTAATGACACTTTCAATATTGACCCCAAGGTCATcacag ACTGCATTTATATGGACCCGTCGGACTCCAGCCAAAGCTACCGGAACCTTACTATTAAGTTTCACAA GCTAATCAACGTCACAGTAAAGTTCCAGTTAAAGGCAATTAACATTCAGACGATCATTAATAACGAGATTCCAGACTGTTACACGTTCACCATCACT attGTTTTTGATAACCAGGCACACAGTGGCAGAGTGAAAATTAATCTGGACAATGAGGCGACTATTAAAGAATGCAAAGATCCCAGCGTTTATGGCCGAG GTGACAATCACTCCCGGCTGGCGTTTGATGTTTTTGTGATCGTTTGCTGCATTCTGTCTTTCATTCTGTGCGGTCGCTCCATCTTACGAGGCCTCAGACTGCAGCAT GAATTTGCCGGCTTTGTGCGCACCCGGCATTCTCTCACGGTTTCGCTGTCTGACCGCCTGGCGTTTGTCAATGGCTGGTACATGCTGCTCATAATCAGCGACATCCTCACGGTTTCTGGCACGATTATGAAGATTGGCATTGAGTCAAAG ACGTTTGCCAGTTACGACGTGTGCAGTATTCTGCTGGGAACCTCCACGCTGCTGGTGTGGGTTGGCGTGATCAGATACCTCAGCTTTTTCCAGAAGTATAAC ATCCTGATTGTAACACTAAGGGTTGCGCTCCCCAACGTCATCCGCTTCTGTTGCTGCGCGGCCGTCATCTACCTGGGATATTGCTTCTGTGGATGGATCGTGCTGGGACCGTATCACGTCAAG TTCCGCTCTTTCTCCATGGTGTCAGAGTGCCTCTTCTCTCTTATTAATGGTGATGACATGTTTGTCACCTTCTCGGAGATGCAGCAAAGCAGTAATCTGGTGTGGGTGTTCAGTCAGCTTTACCTGTATACCTTCATCAGCCTCTTCATATACATGGTACTCAGCCTCTTCATCGCTCTCATCACAGGAGCCTACGAGACCATCAAG TGCCAGAACATGGGGGATGTCACGGTCACTGTCCTCGATCAGTATATAGCAGACTGTAAGGACAGTCCCAGCTCAGGGAAGTTCCGCTCTGCCAGTAGCAAAGACTGCTCCATGCTCTGCTGGTGCGCTAAAAA GTCAACCGATGATGATTATTCTGAAATCATTAACTGA
- the PGLYRP2 gene encoding LOW QUALITY PROTEIN: N-acetylmuramoyl-L-alanine amidase (The sequence of the model RefSeq protein was modified relative to this genomic sequence to represent the inferred CDS: substituted 1 base at 1 genomic stop codon), with protein sequence MVGWHLIYVFMFSLCLSADLGNTKVVMKMDTFLALVQDIELSLTESSALAVAKLLLHVVTPPFRSEVLSDRQAALAHVLLAHKIVESNETGWHELGVVLAPDGSTVALRPFLGAVVSGWSDDFLCEKVESAIKNEESGHTVTETRANNVCAQWSSSRYQQGISSVSDHKDHPATLATSLGVAFLASGVALEQPLELIDGCWDSLSSPCSFQLQAVAERGLTLAYLNGAVDGTXLGKSLRNESKGLHLSALIQQFYWGKPAKSAFRRQEFQSLIQEDNMEAAIRRAVYCFGKSRAGCSLHSITDDQLDKVAATAAREFEQHYLECPAIIPRCMWEAKPYKGTPTFLKLPLAQIYIHHTYTPSQPCTSFEDCCADMRSMQDFHQQDRGWDDIGYSFVVGSDGYLYEGRGWLWVGAHTKGHNSVGYGVSFIGNFTSLLPEERILSLVRDRFLQCAVSSGYVSSNYTVWGHRQLVDTSCPGDFLYNEIKSWKNFKVT encoded by the exons ATGGTCGGCTGGCATCTCATCTACGTTTTTATGTTCTCTCTTTGTCTGTCTGCAGACCTTGGTAATA CCAAGGTTGTGATGAAGATGGACACCTTTCTTGCCCTTGTCCAGGACATAGAATTAAGCTTAACAGAATCTTCAGCTCTGGCCGTGGCTAAGCTTCTGCTCCACGTTGTCACCCCTCCATTCCGCTCAGAGGTTCTATCGGACAGACAAGCCGCTCTCGCCCATGTCCTGCTAGCTCACAAGATTGTGGAGTCAAATGAAACGGGCTGGCATGAGCTAGGAGTAGTATTGGCCCCTGATGGTAGCACCGTGGCACTGAGGCCTTTTCTTGGGGCAGTGGTTAGCGGTTGGAGTGATGACTTCCTATGTGAGAAAGTGGAATCTGCAATCAAGAATGAGGAATCTGGGCACACAGTTACTGAAACACGGGCAAATAATGTTTGTGCCCAGTGGTCAAGTTCTCGCTATCAGCAAGGAATAAGCTCAGTGTCAGACCACAAGGACCACCCTGCCACATTAGCCACTTCATTAGGAGTGGCCTTCCTTGCTTCTGGAGTTGCCCTTGAACAACCGCTAGAACTGATTGATGGTTGCTGGGACTCCTTGTCTTCTCCCTGTTCTTTCCAGCTTCAAGCCGTTGCCGAAAGAGGTCTGACACTTGCCTATCTCAACGGTGCCGTGGACGGTACCTAACTTGGGAAAAGTTTAAGAAATGAATCAAAGGGCCTGCATTTGAGTGCCCTCATTCAGCAATTTTACTGGGGGAAGCCTGCCAAAAGTGCTTTTAGAAGGCAAGAATTTCAAAGCCTGATCCAAGAAGACAATATGGAAGCGGCAATACGTAGAGCGGTTTATTGCTTCGGGAAGTCCAGGGCAGGCTGCAGCCTACACAGTATAACAGATGATCAGCTTGACAAAGTTGCTGCTACAGCAGCGAGGGAATTTGAGCAACATTATCTAG AATGTCCTGCAATAATACCTCGTTGTATGTGGGAGGCCAAGCCATATAAAGGGACCCCCACGTTCCTGAAACTCCCTCTTGCTCAAATCTACATCCATCATACCTACACACCCTCACAGCCATGTACCTCCTTCGAGGACTGTTGTGCTGATATGCGAAGCATGCAGGACTTTCATCAGCAGGACAGAGGCTGGGATGACATTGGGTACAG ctttgtgGTTGGATCAGATGGGTACCTATATGAGGGAAGAGGCTGGCTCTGGGTTGGAGCCCACACTAAGGGCCATAATTCCGTTGGTTATGGGGTGAGCTTCATTGGAAACTTTACCAGTTTACTGCCTGAGGAAAGAATACTGAGTTTGGTGAGGGATCGCTTCCTACAGTGCGCAGTCAGTTCTGGATACGTCTCCTCCAACTACACAGTGTGGGGTCACCGGCAACTGGTGGACACCTCTTGTCCAGGAGATTTCTTGTACAACGAGATCAAGAGCTGGAAGAACTTTAAGGTAACTTAA